From Methanobacterium congolense, one genomic window encodes:
- the hdrA gene encoding ferredoxin:CoB-CoM heterodisulfide reductase subunit HdrA produces MKDNSLSKASKEAEITLKPRVGVFLCHCGGNISDKIDMEQLKSSIDATVIEEFENLCSINGRKLIRDNIIQNKLERVVVAACSPITHEKTFQNYMTPLNPYLMEMANLREQCSWVHSDREKATDKAISLVNAAVERVKYSQPLDPVLRKTKKSALVVGGGISGITAALSLAKQGIKTCIVEEKPTVGGSMVQVGKVFSPEKMAEECAMCLLNPIVNEAVQHKNIKILTNTRLKKAERRAGNFNVLLEKQPKCVIEDRCISCGSCANVCPVKVPDSWNEGMTIRKAIYKSFPQAVPDMYTIDEENCKKCGKCSEVCRMDAIDLQMETEIIPLTVGSVIIATGHKLFDMEKRPEYGYNRYPDVITQMELARIMGVNGPTNGKLQKPSNGEVPERVVMIQCVGSRDEKPDGRRYCSKVCCMVAMKNANIIKSHYPDTEVIICYTDMRTPGMYEKYYKYGQSNGVTFIRGRPGEVVDKNGTLIVRVEDTLEKTPLEVETDLVVLSTAMEPSQGTVEVSDKLNVGLTEELFVKEKHPKMKPVSTDIKGIYVCGTAQGPKDITDSIVQANAAASKVSELMNGGLEAEPFIAEMDRSKCNLCGKCRDVCKYKAIYIQADAVHVDPISCNGCGACISVCERGAVSIRGQSDEAMFAMISGMLQNKRQNEVRILAFLDDVGYVSADNMGINKVPCPDSIRIIKISSINRLTPEHILHAFGEGADGIILGEYPDNPMYKKSQEKVELLKEKLVEHGIDPKRLGFYKVYIPYFRGLAKNFRNFDRIINCIESKT; encoded by the coding sequence ATGAAGGACAATTCTCTTTCAAAAGCTTCCAAAGAAGCTGAGATCACCTTAAAACCGCGGGTAGGTGTGTTCCTATGCCACTGCGGTGGAAATATATCAGATAAAATAGACATGGAACAGCTCAAATCTTCCATCGATGCCACGGTCATTGAAGAATTTGAGAATCTCTGCTCAATAAACGGACGAAAACTTATAAGGGACAACATAATCCAGAACAAACTGGAAAGGGTAGTTGTGGCAGCATGCTCACCCATAACCCACGAAAAAACCTTCCAAAATTACATGACACCCTTAAATCCCTATTTAATGGAGATGGCCAATTTAAGGGAACAGTGCTCATGGGTGCACAGTGATAGGGAAAAGGCAACTGACAAGGCAATTTCTCTTGTTAATGCAGCTGTTGAAAGGGTTAAATATTCCCAACCCCTTGATCCTGTACTTCGAAAAACGAAAAAAAGTGCACTTGTAGTTGGTGGAGGCATATCAGGTATAACTGCTGCGCTTTCACTTGCAAAGCAGGGAATAAAAACCTGTATTGTTGAGGAAAAACCCACAGTTGGAGGTTCAATGGTTCAAGTGGGCAAGGTATTCTCACCTGAGAAGATGGCCGAAGAATGTGCAATGTGCCTCTTAAATCCAATAGTCAATGAAGCGGTACAGCACAAGAACATAAAAATCCTCACAAACACCAGATTAAAGAAGGCAGAGAGAAGGGCTGGGAACTTCAACGTACTCCTTGAAAAACAGCCCAAGTGTGTGATTGAAGATCGATGCATAAGCTGTGGAAGCTGTGCAAATGTTTGTCCAGTGAAAGTTCCAGACTCCTGGAACGAGGGAATGACCATAAGAAAAGCTATTTATAAGTCATTTCCACAGGCAGTTCCGGATATGTACACAATCGATGAGGAGAACTGTAAAAAATGTGGAAAATGTAGTGAGGTCTGCCGGATGGATGCAATAGACCTTCAGATGGAGACTGAGATCATTCCACTCACAGTGGGCTCTGTGATCATTGCAACTGGCCATAAACTTTTTGACATGGAAAAAAGGCCAGAGTACGGTTACAACCGATACCCTGATGTCATAACTCAGATGGAGCTTGCAAGGATCATGGGTGTTAACGGACCAACCAATGGAAAACTCCAAAAACCATCTAATGGAGAAGTTCCAGAGAGGGTTGTCATGATACAGTGTGTTGGATCAAGGGATGAAAAACCAGATGGAAGACGCTACTGCTCCAAGGTCTGCTGCATGGTTGCAATGAAAAATGCAAACATAATAAAAAGCCACTACCCTGATACAGAGGTAATAATCTGCTACACAGATATGAGAACCCCTGGAATGTACGAGAAGTACTACAAATACGGTCAGTCCAACGGGGTCACGTTCATAAGGGGACGTCCAGGTGAGGTTGTTGATAAAAACGGCACCCTCATTGTAAGGGTTGAAGACACCCTTGAAAAAACACCCCTTGAGGTTGAAACAGATCTTGTGGTATTATCAACTGCAATGGAACCGTCACAGGGAACAGTTGAGGTTTCAGATAAACTCAACGTGGGTTTAACAGAGGAGCTCTTTGTTAAGGAGAAACATCCTAAGATGAAACCTGTGAGCACGGATATCAAGGGAATATACGTATGTGGAACTGCACAGGGACCTAAGGACATTACAGATAGTATTGTTCAGGCGAATGCTGCAGCTTCAAAGGTTTCAGAGCTCATGAATGGTGGCCTTGAGGCGGAACCATTCATTGCAGAAATGGACAGATCCAAATGCAACCTGTGCGGAAAATGCAGGGATGTCTGCAAATACAAGGCGATCTACATTCAGGCTGATGCAGTGCACGTTGACCCTATATCTTGTAACGGTTGTGGAGCATGTATATCTGTCTGTGAGAGGGGAGCTGTATCCATCAGGGGTCAAAGTGATGAAGCAATGTTTGCAATGATCTCAGGAATGCTCCAAAACAAGAGACAGAACGAGGTTAGGATACTTGCATTTCTGGATGATGTTGGATACGTTTCAGCAGATAACATGGGCATAAACAAGGTTCCATGTCCAGATTCAATAAGGATCATTAAAATATCATCCATAAACAGGCTGACACCAGAACACATTCTCCATGCCTTCGGGGAGGGTGCAGATGGTATAATCCTTGGAGAGTACCCTGACAATCCAATGTACAAGAAGAGCCAGGAGAAGGTTGAGTTGCTCAAGGAAAAATTAGTGGAACATGGCATTGATCCCAAGAGACTGGGCTTCTACAAGGTTTACATACCCTACTTCAGGGGCCTTGCAAAGAACTTCCGCAACTTCGATAGGATAATAAATTGTATTGAATCAAAAACATGA
- a CDS encoding beta strand repeat-containing protein: METKNKRSILKIPVLLLMCVVLFSAVSAVSAAGTSDNSTIYVSTQGNDTWDGLNATYNGTSGPKKTITNATGTVATNGTIYIAQGTYNESGINIDHNMTIIGETQTNTIINGKQTGTSIFIILPGINVTLLNLTLTNSTSRDYGGAITNYGTLIINNCTFNNDTGTEGGAICNYFSANLTVANSTFTDNIGHGDSGAIVSVGTLTVTNSIFTGNSAALGGAIAANNILIVTNSAFYNNTATVGGAIADMGTTINSKVNFNSIVGNSPNNSQIYCSVGTLNATLNWWGSNLDPSIYVSNGIVNVTSWLVLNITANSTIFNGVNSTVTVDLLHDNTGTYHDPADGHIPDGTLVTFTATNGSLNPTTTTLINGQTTTLFTANHVGTSIINATVDKQTVTKELTVNPASYLYLNTTTSKANPTIGDTFILTYKLSNSGPDNATNVTVTFQIPTGLKFVNATVDNGTVTYNSTTRTITWTLDNVAVGDPYLYLTVKALGTGSYTITPTITSETYNTNTDPLTPFNINIQKANNTNGSTTVNAASTTQTIPMQKTGMPITGLILAVLAVLGGMLPKRK; this comes from the coding sequence ATGGAAACCAAAAATAAACGTTCAATCCTTAAAATTCCTGTATTGTTACTAATGTGTGTGGTGTTATTTTCTGCTGTTAGTGCTGTTAGTGCAGCTGGCACATCGGATAATTCCACGATCTATGTTAGTACACAAGGAAACGATACATGGGACGGATTAAATGCTACATACAATGGTACAAGCGGTCCAAAAAAGACCATAACAAATGCCACAGGCACCGTTGCAACAAATGGAACAATCTACATAGCACAGGGAACCTACAACGAATCCGGGATAAACATAGACCATAATATGACAATAATAGGTGAAACCCAAACTAACACCATAATAAATGGAAAACAAACTGGAACCTCGATATTCATTATATTACCTGGAATTAACGTTACATTACTCAATTTGACTCTGACAAACAGTACTTCAAGAGATTATGGTGGAGCTATTACCAATTATGGAACTTTGATTATAAACAACTGTACATTCAACAACGACACCGGAACAGAGGGTGGAGCCATCTGCAACTATTTTAGTGCTAATTTAACTGTTGCTAACAGCACATTCACAGATAACATTGGACACGGGGATAGTGGAGCTATAGTGAGTGTTGGAACTTTAACTGTGACTAACAGTATATTCACAGGTAACAGTGCAGCTCTAGGTGGAGCTATCGCAGCGAATAATATTTTAATAGTAACTAACAGTGCATTTTACAACAACACCGCAACAGTTGGTGGAGCTATAGCCGATATGGGAACTACTATCAATTCCAAGGTTAATTTCAACAGTATTGTTGGAAATAGTCCAAATAACAGTCAAATCTACTGCAGTGTAGGTACATTAAATGCCACGCTTAATTGGTGGGGTTCAAACCTTGATCCATCCATCTATGTTTCTAATGGTATTGTTAATGTAACATCTTGGCTGGTTTTAAACATCACAGCAAATTCTACCATCTTTAATGGTGTTAATTCGACTGTTACTGTTGATTTATTGCATGACAACACTGGAACATATCATGACCCCGCAGACGGTCACATACCTGATGGAACACTAGTAACTTTCACAGCCACCAATGGAAGTCTTAATCCAACAACTACCACACTGATTAACGGACAAACGACAACATTATTCACAGCAAACCACGTTGGTACATCAATTATCAACGCAACAGTTGACAAACAAACAGTTACAAAAGAGTTAACAGTAAATCCAGCATCGTACCTATACCTGAACACTACAACATCCAAAGCTAACCCTACTATAGGTGACACATTCATTTTAACCTACAAACTCAGTAACAGCGGACCAGACAACGCAACCAATGTAACAGTCACATTCCAGATACCAACAGGATTAAAATTTGTAAATGCAACTGTGGATAACGGAACAGTTACCTACAACTCCACAACTAGGACAATAACCTGGACACTCGACAACGTGGCAGTGGGAGATCCTTACCTGTACCTCACAGTAAAAGCATTGGGAACTGGAAGTTACACAATCACACCAACAATAACCTCAGAGACATACAACACAAACACAGACCCACTAACACCATTCAACATCAACATACAAAAAGCAAACAACACAAACGGTTCAACAACAGTAAACGCAGCAAGCACAACACAAACAATACCAATGCAAAAAACCGGAATGCCAATAACAGGACTAATACTAGCAGTACTAGCAGTACTCGGTGGAATGTTACCAAAAAGAAAATAA
- a CDS encoding peptidoglycan-binding domain-containing protein, with product MTMNEKTILRIGSTENQNIKALQYRLKSLGYYKGSIDGKYGPITRSAVTAYQKSKKIGPRWNSS from the coding sequence ATGACTATGAATGAAAAAACTATTTTAAGAATTGGAAGCACTGAAAACCAAAATATAAAAGCACTACAGTACAGGTTAAAATCCTTAGGATATTACAAAGGATCCATTGATGGAAAGTATGGACCCATTACAAGGTCAGCTGTAACTGCATATCAAAAATCTAAAAAAATTGGTCCAAGATGGAATAGCAGCTAG
- a CDS encoding ABC transporter substrate-binding protein, which translates to MNIGYLSTVYHTSFLLKSGEFKSKSLMGKNDIEWSLFPTGPAMMKAFESKEIDLGYIGLPPMMIGISKGLKIKCVAGGHVEGTVMVAPEDYRSFMELNSLEEVLKQFEGKSIGTPSSGSIHDVIIRNLIKGYDINLKNYPWADFIPDALLNGEIAAGVGTPSLATVASMRFDSKVVVPPEKLWLYNPSYGIVVQEELIEENPELIMNILRAHEDASNFIRKSPEDAAEIAASEMGVVDKDFVLKTYCVSPRYCASLPEEYIKSTLDFIPVLRELGYMKKDLKREDIFNLDFIREIHMEDPHY; encoded by the coding sequence ATGAACATAGGCTATTTATCAACAGTTTACCACACATCATTCCTCTTAAAAAGTGGTGAATTTAAATCTAAGAGTTTAATGGGAAAAAATGATATTGAATGGTCACTCTTCCCAACAGGCCCTGCCATGATGAAGGCCTTTGAATCCAAGGAGATTGATCTGGGTTACATTGGTCTTCCACCAATGATGATAGGAATATCCAAAGGCCTTAAGATAAAATGTGTGGCTGGAGGGCACGTAGAAGGCACAGTGATGGTTGCACCTGAAGATTACAGATCCTTCATGGAACTGAACAGTTTGGAGGAAGTTTTGAAACAATTTGAAGGCAAAAGTATTGGAACACCTTCAAGTGGTTCGATACATGACGTGATCATCCGCAACTTAATAAAAGGCTATGATATAAACCTAAAGAATTATCCCTGGGCTGATTTTATTCCAGATGCCCTATTAAATGGTGAAATTGCAGCAGGTGTTGGAACACCTTCCCTTGCAACCGTTGCTTCCATGAGGTTTGATTCAAAGGTTGTGGTCCCTCCAGAAAAACTCTGGCTCTACAATCCAAGCTACGGAATAGTTGTGCAGGAAGAATTGATAGAAGAAAATCCAGAGCTCATAATGAACATTTTAAGGGCCCATGAGGATGCCTCTAATTTTATAAGGAAAAGCCCTGAAGATGCAGCGGAAATTGCAGCATCTGAAATGGGAGTTGTTGATAAGGATTTCGTGCTCAAGACATACTGTGTGTCTCCACGTTACTGTGCAAGTCTTCCAGAAGAATACATAAAATCCACACTTGATTTTATACCGGTTTTAAGGGAACTGGGATACATGAAAAAGGATTTGAAAAGGGAAGATATCTTCAACCTTGATTTTATAAGAGAGATCCACATGGAAGATCCACATTACTGA
- a CDS encoding MoaD family protein: MIEVKFLTRFLDITGEKAIEIEDVNNMAALIDVLSQKYPDGFKETLLDDNGEIRDYLKVVVNGDDVRSLQGLETPLKDNDQVVMFQTIAGG, encoded by the coding sequence TTGATTGAAGTAAAATTTCTAACCCGTTTTTTAGATATAACCGGAGAAAAAGCCATAGAAATAGAAGATGTTAATAATATGGCAGCCCTCATTGACGTACTATCTCAGAAATATCCTGACGGATTTAAAGAAACTCTCCTTGATGATAACGGAGAAATAAGGGATTACCTCAAGGTAGTAGTTAATGGTGATGATGTGAGATCCCTACAGGGTCTTGAAACTCCCCTAAAAGACAACGACCAGGTTGTTATGTTCCAGACCATTGCAGGTGGATAA
- a CDS encoding NifB/NifX family molybdenum-iron cluster-binding protein, translating to MAVASNDGKYVNQHFGHAQQFLIFDVDLDGAYEFLELRKNVLSCKGGESNENERMETLKIIKDCDAVVVSRIGQGAANFLVSHGIKPYMIPDFIDNALEKLTKD from the coding sequence GTGGCAGTTGCAAGTAATGATGGTAAGTATGTTAACCAGCATTTTGGACACGCACAACAGTTTTTAATATTTGATGTTGATCTTGATGGAGCATATGAGTTTCTTGAGCTTCGCAAGAATGTTTTATCATGCAAGGGTGGAGAATCAAATGAAAATGAGAGAATGGAAACATTGAAAATCATAAAAGACTGTGATGCTGTTGTAGTAAGCCGTATTGGCCAGGGAGCTGCAAACTTTCTTGTATCCCATGGTATAAAACCCTATATGATTCCGGATTTTATAGATAATGCCCTTGAGAAATTAACTAAGGACTGA
- the cysK gene encoding cysteine synthase A yields the protein MVNIPELTRGIANDITETIGNTPLVRLNKLTEGLDAEVLVKVESFNPVSSVKDRIGVALIEEGEKQGKIKEGTVLVEPTSGNTGIALAFVAAAKGYRLILTMPDTMSLERKKLLAVFGAEIVLTPGSEGMKGAVAKAAELVKEIPNAVSPQQFENQANPEIHRKTTAEEIWRDTEGKVDILVAGTGTGGTITGIAEVLKDRNPDFKAVAVEPATSPVLSTGQGGPHKIQGIGPGFVPKVLNKDIIDEVVTVKDEDAGKTLVRLAREEGIFAGISSGAATWTAIELAKRPENKGKTIIAILPDTGERYLSIDWVFEEIFKENEEVFI from the coding sequence ATGGTAAATATACCAGAACTTACAAGGGGAATAGCAAACGATATAACTGAAACAATAGGAAACACACCTTTAGTCAGGCTTAACAAACTAACAGAAGGACTTGATGCAGAAGTTTTAGTAAAAGTGGAATCATTTAACCCTGTAAGCAGTGTTAAAGATAGAATAGGAGTAGCACTTATTGAAGAAGGAGAAAAACAGGGAAAGATCAAGGAAGGCACAGTACTGGTTGAACCTACAAGCGGTAACACAGGTATAGCCCTTGCATTCGTTGCAGCAGCAAAGGGTTACAGGCTCATACTGACCATGCCTGACACCATGTCCCTTGAGAGAAAGAAGCTTCTAGCAGTCTTTGGAGCTGAAATAGTGCTCACACCCGGATCAGAAGGTATGAAGGGAGCTGTGGCCAAAGCAGCAGAACTCGTTAAGGAAATACCAAATGCAGTAAGCCCACAGCAGTTTGAAAACCAGGCCAACCCTGAAATACACAGGAAAACAACTGCAGAAGAAATCTGGAGAGACACAGAAGGAAAAGTGGACATCCTAGTTGCCGGTACAGGAACAGGAGGTACAATAACTGGAATTGCAGAAGTCCTCAAAGATAGAAACCCAGACTTCAAAGCAGTAGCTGTTGAACCTGCAACATCCCCGGTACTCTCAACAGGACAGGGAGGACCCCACAAAATCCAGGGTATTGGCCCCGGTTTTGTACCAAAAGTCTTGAACAAAGACATAATTGATGAAGTTGTAACAGTTAAGGATGAGGATGCTGGAAAAACCCTTGTCAGACTCGCAAGGGAAGAAGGAATCTTTGCAGGTATTTCCTCTGGAGCTGCAACCTGGACAGCAATCGAACTTGCAAAAAGGCCTGAAAACAAAGGCAAAACAATAATTGCAATTCTCCCAGATACCGGAGAAAGATACCTCAGTATCGACTGGGTATTTGAAGAAATATTCAAAGAAAACGAAGAAGTTTTCATCTAA
- the cysE gene encoding serine O-acetyltransferase, producing the protein MFDGLKEDIKTVFCRDPAARNKVEVILCYPGLHAIWLHRLASWFWIRNHLLMGRFISAINRLLTGIEIHPGATIGRRVFIDHGMGVVVGETAEVGDDVLIYQGVVLGGTSLEKKKRHPTIGNGVVIGSGAKVIGDIEIGDCSKIGAGSVVLKSAPPSSTIVGIPGRIVPEKRKCAIDLDHGKLPDPVAEVINLLMQRQDELERQINELGISSDVLKVNGFLTKKSEIEEIFSEGAGI; encoded by the coding sequence ATGTTTGATGGTTTAAAAGAAGATATAAAAACTGTTTTCTGCAGAGACCCTGCAGCCAGGAACAAAGTTGAAGTCATACTCTGCTACCCAGGGTTACATGCAATATGGTTACATAGACTTGCAAGCTGGTTCTGGATTCGCAATCATCTGCTTATGGGACGTTTCATATCAGCCATCAACAGATTATTAACGGGTATTGAAATACATCCCGGAGCCACAATAGGGCGAAGAGTCTTCATAGACCATGGGATGGGTGTTGTTGTTGGGGAAACAGCAGAAGTAGGTGATGACGTACTCATATATCAGGGTGTTGTTCTAGGAGGAACGAGCCTTGAAAAGAAGAAAAGACACCCAACCATTGGTAATGGTGTTGTTATAGGCTCCGGTGCCAAGGTAATTGGGGACATAGAAATAGGGGACTGCTCAAAGATAGGTGCAGGTTCAGTTGTACTCAAGTCGGCCCCACCAAGTTCCACAATCGTTGGAATACCTGGAAGGATCGTGCCTGAAAAACGTAAATGTGCCATTGACCTCGATCATGGAAAACTCCCGGATCCAGTTGCAGAGGTTATAAACCTTCTGATGCAGCGCCAGGACGAACTTGAAAGACAGATAAATGAACTGGGAATATCCTCAGATGTACTGAAGGTCAATGGTTTCCTGACCAAGAAATCAGAGATAGAAGAGATATTTTCAGAGGGAGCAGGAATTTAA
- a CDS encoding transcriptional regulator gives MRPPCEIVVWYVIPTIRSELAKELLNLGMKQKEISELLDITQPAVSQYISDKRGHGIKFNDETQELIKEFAKDLMDGKLDQSGIISRICDVCRKVKTEEIVCQLHKEKDNIPLNCNACMGSEAKDGSHPCG, from the coding sequence ATGAGACCACCATGTGAAATAGTTGTATGGTACGTCATTCCCACAATAAGGTCAGAACTTGCCAAGGAACTTCTGAACCTGGGAATGAAACAAAAAGAAATATCAGAACTTCTGGATATAACCCAGCCTGCAGTATCCCAGTACATAAGTGATAAAAGGGGTCATGGAATCAAGTTCAACGATGAAACTCAGGAACTCATAAAGGAGTTTGCAAAGGATTTAATGGATGGAAAACTGGATCAGAGTGGTATAATCTCCAGAATATGTGATGTCTGCCGAAAGGTTAAAACTGAAGAGATAGTGTGCCAGCTCCACAAGGAAAAAGACAACATACCCCTAAACTGTAATGCCTGCATGGGTTCAGAAGCAAAGGATGGTTCACACCCCTGTGGATAG
- the asnB gene encoding asparagine synthase (glutamine-hydrolyzing) gives MIIMCAIVGLNGNFKGQSLKVMLQSLKHRGPDGSGVFVNGNIIKGNLNSLKIPDGSFALGHNLLSIVGSEVVQPLETDGFILVCNGEIYNYKNLKKDWDGEFTTDSDCEVILHLVKKFYNTKIENPLLEAVKKTIEHLDGDYAFAVYDGRDCVVVRDPLGVKPLYYGQNSEVSAFASERKALWKIGIERVETLAPDEILLNGKPVEIGSRINLDPNRIESSLNSQEIKSNPSSKSSEPLREELKKEELRTRLKCALIKSVEKRIEGLSRVGIIFSGGVDSTILAKICKDMGVETELYTVGNKNSQDVKFAKKAAAHMSLSLHIKTVDETLVRGYTELVLNAIEEFNIMKLGVGMPSYLTSEMAHASGLKVMLSGQGADELFGGYNRYLQFYHEKGEKAQEDLKNDVLNLYHVNLQRDDSVTMKNSVELRVPFLDIEVVDLAMQIPMKYKIDGKDDKLRKSILREVAADIGVMDDIVKRPKKAAQYGSGIHKILVKKVLNDETYKNKLERSLGSTPTDLI, from the coding sequence ATGATAATTATGTGTGCAATAGTGGGCTTAAATGGAAATTTCAAAGGTCAAAGCCTTAAGGTGATGCTTCAAAGCTTAAAACACAGGGGTCCTGATGGATCCGGTGTTTTTGTAAATGGTAACATCATCAAGGGCAATTTAAACAGCCTTAAAATTCCTGATGGTTCCTTTGCACTGGGCCATAACTTGCTTTCAATCGTTGGATCAGAGGTTGTTCAGCCCCTTGAAACTGATGGATTCATCCTTGTCTGCAACGGTGAAATCTACAATTATAAAAATCTTAAAAAAGATTGGGATGGAGAATTTACAACAGATTCTGATTGTGAAGTCATTTTGCACCTTGTAAAAAAGTTCTACAACACCAAGATTGAAAATCCTCTTTTAGAAGCTGTTAAAAAAACTATTGAACATCTTGATGGTGATTATGCATTTGCAGTCTACGATGGAAGGGACTGTGTGGTGGTGAGGGACCCTCTGGGTGTTAAACCACTCTATTACGGGCAGAACAGTGAGGTATCTGCATTTGCATCTGAGAGAAAGGCCCTGTGGAAAATTGGAATTGAAAGGGTTGAAACCCTTGCTCCAGATGAAATTCTCCTAAATGGAAAGCCTGTTGAAATAGGCAGCAGAATCAACCTAGATCCCAACAGAATCGAGAGCAGTCTAAATTCTCAGGAAATTAAAAGTAATCCAAGTTCAAAATCCAGTGAACCTCTCAGGGAAGAATTGAAAAAGGAAGAATTAAGAACCCGATTGAAATGTGCACTGATAAAATCTGTTGAAAAGAGGATAGAAGGACTCTCAAGGGTTGGGATAATATTTTCCGGTGGTGTTGACAGCACCATCCTTGCAAAGATCTGCAAGGACATGGGAGTGGAAACTGAACTTTACACAGTGGGCAATAAAAATTCACAGGATGTAAAGTTTGCAAAAAAAGCAGCAGCACATATGTCACTTTCACTTCACATCAAAACAGTTGATGAGACACTGGTTCGAGGTTACACAGAGCTTGTGTTAAATGCCATTGAAGAGTTCAACATCATGAAGTTAGGTGTGGGAATGCCCTCCTACCTTACATCTGAGATGGCACATGCCAGTGGTTTGAAGGTCATGCTTTCAGGGCAGGGTGCAGACGAACTCTTTGGAGGCTACAACCGTTACCTCCAGTTCTACCATGAAAAGGGAGAAAAAGCTCAGGAAGACCTTAAAAACGATGTTCTCAACCTTTACCATGTGAACCTTCAGAGGGATGATTCAGTTACAATGAAAAACAGTGTGGAGCTCAGGGTTCCCTTCCTTGACATTGAAGTTGTTGATCTTGCAATGCAGATACCAATGAAGTACAAAATAGATGGGAAAGATGATAAACTCCGTAAATCAATATTAAGGGAAGTTGCAGCAGATATTGGTGTCATGGATGACATAGTTAAACGCCCAAAGAAAGCAGCACAGTACGGTTCAGGTATTCATAAAATTCTGGTAAAGAAGGTTTTAAATGATGAGACCTATAAAAATAAACTTGAAAGATCTTTAGGCTCCACGCCCACAGACCTGATTTAA
- the gatC gene encoding Asp-tRNA(Asn) amidotransferase subunit GatC — MKIEKEAEKILEKFSKELQDIPELEETYYIVDNVNLSREDEAEDKNPEKILRNAHLDEKGNLIAEKGKWVK; from the coding sequence TTGAAGATAGAGAAGGAAGCAGAAAAAATACTGGAAAAATTTTCAAAGGAACTTCAGGACATCCCTGAACTTGAAGAAACATACTACATAGTGGACAACGTTAACCTATCACGTGAAGATGAAGCTGAGGACAAAAACCCTGAAAAAATCCTTAGAAATGCTCATTTAGATGAAAAAGGCAATTTAATAGCTGAAAAAGGAAAATGGGTTAAATAA
- a CDS encoding amino acid-binding protein, with protein MRLNLVLELLDVPGQLLDALEPIGKLGANIVAVIHQRDVKTERGTVPVHITIEGDKETLKMVIRTLESQDIQIIEVDGVVRKEKITTVIIGNLVEQDLNETVALLNREEGVRVADLDLKMSDHPEESASKIIVEADYGKKRDVMKLIKDIGSSKGFLVINEV; from the coding sequence ATGAGACTTAACCTTGTACTGGAACTCCTGGATGTTCCAGGTCAACTTTTAGATGCACTGGAACCCATAGGAAAACTTGGAGCCAACATAGTTGCTGTAATACACCAGCGTGATGTGAAAACAGAACGTGGAACAGTACCAGTTCACATAACCATAGAAGGGGATAAAGAAACACTTAAAATGGTTATAAGAACTTTAGAATCACAGGATATTCAGATAATTGAGGTTGACGGTGTTGTGAGGAAGGAAAAGATCACAACGGTTATAATCGGGAACCTGGTTGAACAGGATCTCAATGAAACGGTTGCACTCCTCAACAGAGAAGAGGGTGTACGCGTTGCAGACCTGGACCTGAAGATGTCGGATCATCCAGAGGAATCTGCATCAAAAATAATAGTTGAAGCAGATTATGGTAAGAAGAGGGATGTAATGAAATTGATAAAAGACATTGGAAGTTCAAAGGGATTTTTAGTTATCAATGAAGTTTAA